One genomic window of Paenibacillus xylanilyticus includes the following:
- a CDS encoding DUF72 domain-containing protein: protein MIHIGLTGWGDHDDLYPDRTKAKDKLRLYGQYFSTVEVDSSFYAVQPRDRMARWAAETPDDFSFIVKAYQGMTGHLRGKPYFTSTSDMYNAFRESLEPVMEAGKMRAALFQYPPWFDCNRDNVNELREVRLRMEGIPCALEFRHRSWYEDGMRERTLAFLREQGWIHSVCDEPQAGSGSIPIVPQATDSEMTLVRMHGRNVSGWHQNGAPNWRETRYLYRYNKEELMEWKGYLEQLHEQSKDVYVIFNNNSGGDAAANAQMMMELLDMPIRPFPDRTPDEEEDGPEQLELF from the coding sequence ATGATTCATATTGGACTCACAGGATGGGGAGATCATGATGATCTGTATCCCGATCGTACCAAAGCCAAGGACAAGCTGCGTTTATATGGACAGTACTTTTCAACCGTAGAGGTCGACAGTTCCTTCTATGCTGTTCAGCCTCGGGACCGGATGGCACGCTGGGCAGCAGAAACACCGGATGACTTTTCGTTTATCGTCAAAGCGTATCAGGGGATGACCGGGCATCTAAGGGGCAAACCTTATTTCACCAGTACCTCAGACATGTACAACGCTTTTCGGGAGTCACTTGAGCCGGTAATGGAAGCCGGCAAAATGCGGGCAGCCCTGTTCCAATATCCGCCGTGGTTTGACTGCAATCGTGATAACGTTAACGAGCTGCGTGAGGTGAGACTACGAATGGAAGGCATTCCGTGTGCGCTCGAGTTTCGCCATCGCAGTTGGTACGAGGATGGCATGCGTGAGCGCACACTTGCTTTTCTGCGGGAACAAGGCTGGATTCACAGTGTCTGTGACGAGCCCCAGGCGGGCTCAGGCTCCATTCCGATTGTGCCGCAGGCGACGGATTCGGAGATGACGCTCGTGCGAATGCACGGACGCAATGTGTCAGGCTGGCACCAGAACGGTGCACCCAACTGGCGGGAGACCCGTTACTTGTACCGGTACAACAAGGAAGAATTGATGGAATGGAAAGGATATCTGGAACAGCTGCATGAGCAGAGTAAGGATGTCTATGTGATTTTCAATAACAATTCGGGTGGCGATGCAGCAGCCAATGCACAAATGATGATGGAACTGCTCGATATGCCGATCCGACCATTTCCAGATCGCACACCTGACGAGGAAGAGGATGGGCCTGAGCAGCTGGAGCTATTTTAA
- a CDS encoding glycoside hydrolase family 88/105 protein, with protein sequence MSIRYFHANESIAGKVHHSIPDILTTVAQRYIGDHPKHSFLFRAYHRGGFRRLGDYRYDLNLDDKWPEASAGQYVYVWGKLWSQQETTLNTGLNCYSPVTIYVNGVEAFKSELLQELFPERRTQIPISMKAGWNDVLLCFVKTEVGFGGIYGTASFKNFPLHFLTPGVDRQGQEGWLYSEPLDEPVTSIPHDGMTEEETGLSWYPRREWTEEEREAGSFSRIFGTEQPGVAYAWTKLDVTLPGSSPVVLQGQHEGALQLYLDGKQVYTSDKSGPYRVELTRRYGLSDLVARGETKAGEDHWGFTLESPGVTGSDGWRLSSPHSVAGSSDVWLYTGKFAPGSAPSPSDIVVTHTVFDDGSKGVYWHVDQPDTSVRPYLENTHYGKWNYPLGVTLLGLLRIGQELKRDDYIQYVREHIGLSTSFDHYSLWDRETYGAAGINNQLSAIDSLDDCGSFGSTLLAAMELGDIRGGRDTADRIAHYITDEQERLEDGAFYRVRGSGEMRHETMWCDDLYMSTPFLMRYGQLTGNTAYWDDAINQFLLFRQYLYIPEQQIMSHVYDFVRGRATGIPWGRGNGWVLFSLTELLSILPQDHARRSELLSFYRDLCQGYLALQGGNGLWHQVLNRPDSYEETSCTSMFIYAYARGIREGWLETPTPYLEAVRKGWEGITRLSIDYKGNIYGVCRGSGYSFTALYYRDDLGWILNDTHGIGIVLLAGIEVHKMNLQLSGMDVTEEEGTMQKA encoded by the coding sequence ATGAGCATTCGTTATTTTCATGCAAACGAGTCGATTGCAGGTAAGGTGCATCATTCCATTCCGGATATTCTGACGACGGTCGCCCAGCGTTATATCGGCGATCATCCGAAACATTCTTTTTTGTTCCGGGCCTACCATCGTGGAGGTTTCCGCAGACTGGGGGATTACCGTTACGATCTGAACCTGGACGACAAGTGGCCAGAAGCGAGTGCTGGCCAGTACGTATACGTATGGGGCAAGTTATGGAGCCAGCAGGAGACTACGCTGAACACTGGCCTGAATTGCTACAGTCCGGTAACGATCTATGTCAACGGGGTAGAGGCTTTCAAATCCGAGCTGCTGCAGGAGTTATTCCCCGAGCGAAGAACCCAGATTCCGATTTCTATGAAGGCTGGCTGGAATGACGTCTTGCTTTGTTTTGTCAAAACAGAGGTTGGTTTCGGCGGCATTTATGGTACCGCTTCCTTCAAGAACTTCCCGCTTCATTTCCTCACTCCGGGAGTGGACCGGCAAGGTCAGGAAGGCTGGCTGTATTCCGAGCCTCTTGATGAACCCGTAACTTCGATTCCTCATGACGGAATGACGGAAGAAGAAACAGGGCTTTCCTGGTATCCACGAAGAGAATGGACAGAAGAAGAGCGGGAGGCCGGCTCTTTCTCGAGGATCTTTGGTACAGAGCAACCAGGGGTGGCCTACGCGTGGACCAAGCTGGATGTAACATTGCCGGGATCATCTCCTGTAGTATTGCAAGGTCAGCATGAAGGTGCCTTACAATTGTACCTGGACGGTAAGCAAGTATATACCTCAGACAAAAGTGGACCTTATCGCGTGGAACTGACGCGTCGCTATGGATTATCTGATCTGGTTGCAAGAGGGGAAACCAAGGCCGGGGAGGACCATTGGGGGTTCACGCTGGAATCGCCCGGGGTCACGGGTTCTGATGGCTGGAGATTGAGCTCTCCACATTCGGTTGCCGGTAGTTCAGATGTATGGCTGTATACCGGGAAATTTGCTCCAGGATCTGCACCTTCACCCTCAGATATTGTCGTGACCCATACTGTTTTTGATGATGGATCGAAAGGAGTCTATTGGCATGTGGACCAACCTGATACGAGTGTTCGCCCATATCTCGAAAATACACATTACGGAAAATGGAATTATCCATTAGGGGTTACGCTGCTTGGACTTCTGCGTATCGGGCAGGAGCTGAAACGTGACGATTACATCCAGTATGTTCGGGAGCATATCGGCCTGAGTACTTCATTTGACCATTACAGTCTATGGGATCGGGAAACCTACGGAGCGGCAGGAATTAACAACCAGTTGTCAGCGATCGACAGTCTGGACGATTGCGGTTCGTTCGGATCAACGCTGCTGGCTGCGATGGAACTGGGTGACATTCGCGGGGGCCGAGATACGGCGGATCGCATTGCCCATTACATTACAGATGAACAGGAACGGCTGGAGGATGGAGCCTTTTATCGTGTTCGCGGAAGTGGAGAGATGCGTCACGAAACGATGTGGTGTGATGATCTGTACATGAGCACACCATTCCTGATGCGTTATGGTCAATTGACGGGCAATACGGCGTATTGGGATGATGCCATTAACCAGTTTCTGTTATTCCGTCAATATCTCTATATTCCTGAGCAGCAGATCATGTCGCATGTGTATGATTTTGTGCGTGGACGGGCAACAGGCATCCCCTGGGGGCGTGGAAACGGTTGGGTTCTCTTCTCCCTGACGGAGCTATTAAGCATTCTGCCTCAGGATCATGCAAGGCGTTCGGAATTGCTGAGTTTCTACCGTGATCTGTGTCAGGGATATTTGGCGCTGCAAGGGGGAAATGGCCTGTGGCATCAGGTCCTGAACCGTCCGGACTCCTATGAGGAAACCTCATGTACGTCGATGTTCATCTACGCTTATGCCCGTGGAATTCGCGAGGGCTGGCTTGAGACACCGACCCCGTATCTGGAAGCTGTCCGCAAAGGATGGGAAGGCATCACAAGACTTTCCATTGACTACAAAGGCAATATATATGGCGTATGCCGCGGGTCGGGTTATTCCTTTACCGCGCTCTATTATCGAGACGATCTGGGCTGGATTCTGAACGATACTCATGGGATCGGCATTGTACTCCTGGCAGGGATTGAAGTGCATAAAATGAACCTGCAGCTCAGCGGGATGGATGTTACTGAAGAAGAGGGTACGATGCAGAAGGCTTGA
- a CDS encoding polysaccharide deacetylase family protein, which yields MGHRIQFDRYPGGVMKALTLSYDDGVVHDRRLVDIFNRYGLRGTFNLNSGTLGKPGRIESEEVAELYAGHEVAVHTVTHPTLPYVPDELLNEEIMEDRRALEQLVGYPVRGMAYPNGGFDRALSTKLEWLGLDYARTVESHGRYTLPERPLEWRPTCHHKNDLAAHAERFIQHSKTGTPLLLYVWGHSYEFNDNDNWEIIEQFGQQIGGRDDIWYATNIEIVAYWKAIKRLECSADRSIIHNPSAISVWFTADQQVIEVRAGETLRLTERIKVQGRG from the coding sequence ATGGGACATCGCATTCAGTTTGATCGATATCCTGGCGGTGTGATGAAGGCACTGACGCTTAGTTATGATGATGGTGTGGTCCACGACCGGAGGCTGGTAGATATTTTTAATCGCTATGGACTGCGAGGCACTTTCAATCTGAACTCCGGTACGCTCGGGAAACCTGGGCGAATTGAGTCGGAGGAAGTCGCTGAACTGTACGCCGGGCATGAAGTGGCTGTGCACACGGTTACTCATCCTACTTTGCCTTATGTACCGGATGAGCTGTTGAACGAAGAAATCATGGAAGATCGCCGAGCACTGGAGCAGCTTGTTGGTTATCCGGTGAGGGGAATGGCCTATCCCAATGGAGGGTTTGATCGTGCACTAAGCACCAAACTGGAATGGTTAGGTCTGGACTATGCCCGGACGGTTGAATCCCACGGGAGATATACGCTGCCTGAACGCCCGCTTGAATGGCGCCCAACCTGTCATCATAAAAATGACCTGGCAGCACATGCCGAGCGTTTTATCCAGCATTCCAAAACGGGTACACCGCTCCTGCTCTATGTTTGGGGACACAGTTATGAATTCAATGATAATGATAATTGGGAGATCATTGAGCAGTTTGGCCAGCAGATCGGCGGCAGGGACGATATATGGTATGCAACGAATATCGAGATCGTTGCCTATTGGAAAGCGATCAAACGCCTCGAATGTTCAGCGGATCGATCCATCATTCATAATCCGTCAGCCATATCCGTCTGGTTCACGGCAGATCAGCAGGTTATTGAAGTGCGTGCAGGGGAGACATTGCGTTTAACCGAACGAATCAAGGTACAGGGAAGGGGCTGA
- a CDS encoding glycosyl hydrolase — translation MWNGEAFANPAAQYRIHPFWFWNGDMEEEQIKRQVNEMSSQGVGGFFICPRQGLQVPYLSDAWFDKVRIAVEAAETCGMEVWLYDEYPYPSGMAGGEVTLDFPEAKQRQLVHHQLHVQGGEAVVNHELPWGRILVAKAVPRDTEGNRLWDESIDLRHNIGNVQTDQVYQETGLTSYNRKRFFTYRTAFRLVWDPPAGNWDVILFQEVEMGDFKYYGHFVDPCHKEAMSRFIELTHDRYAAAVGSHFDSVIKGMFSDEIAPLGRIPWSPQLPAYFAERCRYSLIDSLPALLYGDVPDSARIRYDYYQSLHLLLRESYHQQVHDWCEDAGIQYAAEVPGVRMTTQLFSHMPGGDSAHEKIGRPLSWILERYGKRMRDNPKMVSSLARQLGRSRNLIECFHSVGWSMTLQDAKWMIDRMAAMGTNFYNFHAFFYTIGGLTKHDAPPSQFLQNPYWKHFRQLGDYTGRISYLMSTGTADIRIAVLDPTTTFWSLMGNPLHGFEYSGEDEAERARLERLTNDWMRIGVHLLENRRDYDHLDPELLAEAEITGGTIQIGAAKYEVLILPPMLNLEANAWKQVRRFAEQGGTVISVGLPPYISIQEGSPEGSEAATFFGAGDQPEEEYWGHAGEIRQASSELMCLQGEGEVYFLPVGAGQGDDSTLELISLLLDQVLPEPICWIMEEESASLLMQTRQLSDGEYMVFLSNQEGQQLKGQLKVVAKRLWSSTDASSDKRVLAERLNLETGEREVLPLTSSGGEWCISLGFAGYEAHAVRLTLQTKSSDDTFVAIGKTGAAASFKPDAASMPSESVILPVEGPWRLEAIQPNTLRMGQFHLTATNDNGVILENKHAGVKPFIDQAAELSGHHHLPVQFNQVFGTPKKAAIAYPIQCRYTTAFELGTTLPECRLFMDRAAIAGLWIMEINGHTIGPDQFESVEITDYTNIACDINEWLRTGLNEITITVQVTKDEEGILDPLYLQGRFGVQFHHEGMVSLVREPDTAIRITPEPQPLYPYYAGEMSYKRSFWLDEPDADAESFEFEFSEWLVQDVAEVLVNGYSLGVRCWSPYRWSGETSWLRSGDNEIEVRITNTLIGLLEGTYFDSDSHSLHEFGVGLAEE, via the coding sequence ATGTGGAACGGGGAGGCATTTGCGAATCCTGCCGCGCAGTACCGGATTCATCCCTTCTGGTTTTGGAATGGGGATATGGAGGAAGAGCAGATCAAACGGCAAGTGAATGAAATGTCATCACAGGGTGTGGGCGGTTTTTTCATTTGTCCGCGTCAGGGGCTGCAGGTCCCCTATTTGTCGGATGCCTGGTTTGATAAGGTTCGAATTGCGGTGGAAGCAGCCGAGACCTGCGGCATGGAGGTATGGCTGTATGACGAATACCCCTATCCTAGCGGCATGGCAGGTGGTGAGGTCACCCTGGATTTTCCTGAAGCCAAGCAGCGCCAGCTTGTGCATCATCAGCTGCATGTGCAGGGCGGAGAAGCTGTTGTGAATCATGAGCTGCCGTGGGGGCGAATTCTGGTTGCCAAAGCCGTTCCAAGAGACACAGAGGGTAATCGGTTATGGGATGAGTCTATTGATTTGCGACACAACATCGGCAATGTCCAGACCGATCAGGTCTATCAGGAGACGGGTCTGACGTCTTATAATCGCAAGCGATTTTTTACATATCGCACGGCTTTCCGCCTGGTGTGGGACCCCCCGGCAGGGAATTGGGATGTAATCCTGTTTCAGGAAGTGGAGATGGGTGATTTCAAATATTACGGCCATTTTGTTGACCCGTGCCATAAGGAAGCGATGAGCCGTTTTATTGAACTTACTCATGACCGATATGCGGCGGCTGTTGGAAGTCATTTTGACAGCGTTATCAAAGGTATGTTTTCTGATGAAATTGCACCGCTCGGACGTATTCCATGGTCTCCTCAGCTGCCTGCATATTTTGCCGAACGCTGTAGATACAGTCTGATAGATTCGCTTCCTGCCCTGTTATACGGTGATGTTCCGGACTCGGCTCGTATTCGGTATGACTATTATCAATCGCTGCATCTGCTTCTCAGGGAGTCATACCATCAGCAGGTGCATGACTGGTGCGAGGATGCGGGAATCCAGTATGCCGCAGAGGTTCCTGGCGTACGGATGACGACTCAGTTGTTTAGCCATATGCCAGGGGGAGACTCTGCACATGAGAAGATTGGGCGTCCCTTATCCTGGATTCTGGAACGGTACGGCAAAAGAATGCGTGATAATCCGAAGATGGTCAGTTCCCTGGCGAGACAGCTGGGACGCAGCCGTAATTTGATCGAGTGCTTTCATAGTGTGGGCTGGTCGATGACGCTGCAGGATGCGAAATGGATGATTGACCGGATGGCTGCCATGGGCACGAATTTCTATAATTTCCACGCTTTTTTCTATACGATTGGCGGGTTAACGAAGCATGATGCACCGCCATCCCAGTTTCTGCAGAATCCATACTGGAAGCATTTCCGTCAGCTTGGAGATTACACGGGACGAATAAGTTATCTCATGAGCACGGGGACAGCCGATATTCGGATTGCCGTTCTTGATCCGACGACCACATTCTGGAGCCTGATGGGCAATCCTCTGCATGGGTTTGAATACAGCGGTGAGGATGAAGCCGAACGGGCGAGATTGGAGCGCCTTACGAATGATTGGATGCGAATTGGTGTGCATCTGCTAGAGAACAGACGTGACTATGACCATCTGGACCCTGAACTGCTGGCTGAAGCCGAAATTACGGGTGGAACGATTCAGATTGGTGCTGCCAAATACGAAGTGCTCATCCTTCCACCGATGCTGAACCTGGAGGCGAATGCCTGGAAGCAGGTTAGACGGTTTGCTGAGCAAGGAGGAACCGTCATATCCGTCGGACTGCCTCCGTACATTTCAATTCAGGAAGGGAGTCCAGAAGGCAGTGAAGCAGCAACTTTCTTCGGTGCAGGGGATCAACCCGAGGAAGAGTATTGGGGGCATGCCGGTGAGATCAGGCAGGCCAGCAGCGAATTAATGTGCCTGCAAGGTGAGGGGGAAGTCTACTTCCTTCCGGTTGGTGCAGGTCAGGGGGATGATTCAACTCTTGAATTGATCTCGCTGCTGCTGGATCAGGTGCTGCCAGAGCCTATCTGTTGGATTATGGAGGAAGAGAGTGCTTCCTTGTTGATGCAGACCCGCCAGTTATCAGATGGTGAATATATGGTGTTCCTGTCCAACCAGGAGGGGCAGCAGTTAAAGGGACAATTGAAGGTTGTTGCCAAGCGGTTATGGAGCAGTACGGATGCCTCATCGGATAAACGTGTGCTGGCAGAGCGGCTTAATCTGGAGACAGGAGAACGGGAAGTCTTGCCACTGACCAGCAGCGGTGGTGAGTGGTGTATCTCACTCGGGTTTGCCGGATATGAAGCACACGCTGTGCGGCTGACTCTGCAAACAAAATCTTCGGACGACACTTTCGTTGCTATAGGCAAGACCGGAGCGGCTGCATCATTCAAGCCTGATGCTGCATCTATGCCATCTGAATCCGTTATTTTACCTGTAGAAGGGCCATGGCGACTGGAGGCCATTCAGCCCAATACCCTTCGAATGGGACAGTTCCATCTTACGGCAACGAATGATAATGGCGTGATCCTGGAGAACAAGCATGCAGGCGTGAAGCCCTTTATCGATCAAGCGGCTGAATTATCGGGGCATCATCACTTACCTGTTCAATTTAATCAAGTATTTGGCACGCCGAAGAAAGCAGCAATTGCCTATCCGATTCAGTGCCGTTACACTACAGCTTTTGAACTGGGAACGACTTTGCCGGAGTGCCGTCTATTTATGGATCGGGCAGCCATTGCAGGGCTGTGGATCATGGAAATCAACGGCCACACCATAGGACCGGATCAATTCGAATCCGTGGAGATCACAGATTATACCAACATTGCCTGTGACATCAATGAGTGGCTGCGCACGGGTTTGAATGAAATCACGATTACGGTACAGGTCACGAAGGATGAGGAAGGAATCCTCGATCCTCTGTATCTGCAAGGACGGTTTGGCGTGCAGTTTCATCACGAAGGGATGGTCTCCTTGGTCCGTGAGCCGGATACGGCCATTCGGATCACACCTGAGCCACAGCCGCTGTATCCGTATTATGCAGGAGAGATGAGCTATAAACGCAGCTTCTGGCTGGATGAGCCTGATGCAGACGCCGAATCCTTTGAATTCGAATTCAGTGAATGGCTTGTGCAGGATGTGGCGGAGGTTCTGGTCAACGGTTATAGCCTTGGCGTGCGCTGCTGGTCTCCGTATCGCTGGAGTGGAGAAACGTCCTGGCTCCGTTCAGGTGACAACGAGATCGAAGTTCGCATCACCAATACGTTGATTGGTCTGCTCGAAGGTACCTATTTTGATTCGGATAGCCATAGCTTGCATGAGTTTGGTGTTGGACTAGCTGAAGAATAA